A section of the Elizabethkingia anophelis R26 genome encodes:
- a CDS encoding YfhO family protein — MKISNRNSIFIGISLVLFVLLAIFYANPVLTGKELIQHDIVQYRGGAQEMLEYRAKGGSETYWSDAMFGGMPTYQTGAQFRGDIIKKVDDVLMLLPKPANYLFLLFSGFFFLGMVALRNWKYALLGATFFGMSTYFFIIIAAGHNGKVHTIAYLAPLVASIILVYIRRNYFWGFVSTTVFMALQIMANHPQMTYYLFIGLGFFFLSELLRAILKTKDYKHFFISTAIVGVAMVLGLGMNSQRMLSNAEYVKETVRGKQILSSSGGKKDTHGMDKENITMWSYGQLETLNLFIPRLMGGASQEEGSDKMTEKLQQLVQENATSQQEVNNMMKGLTGSLTYWGDQPGTSGPAYQGAVVIFLAILGFFFAWPKYRWWILGASALTIMLAWGSNFMPLTDFFIDYVPVYNKFRAPSSILVVVELLFPFIAIIGLYRFFTDEKLTDEYKQKVLLYTTGSVVGITLILILFGKTILGFHTALEGQYLPSYLLDYLVGERYSMFRTDAVKAIIYVLITAGVMFMVMKQKLNQNIALIIIGLVSLFDLWTVNKRYLNNDNFADKMFARNPFITEASESYLAKSNGNSYIEGLLQQAPVNQALESIAKADKSHYRVFNTLLGPFNETNTSYFVNSVGGYSAAKLRRYDDLINKYFNGGGDPNVLNMLNTKYVLVADSTGIQPKENPFANGAAWFVSELKVASTPNEEIDLISKVDNKKVAVIGKEDEKYFNGKTLQADPAAKITIKTYQPNEILYQTSSATPQLAVMSEIYYPHGWKFYIDGKQTDYIKADYLLRAVHVPAGKHEIRMAFEPEVIQKGKAISLASVGLFVLLAGLGFFINRKRYKSQEVENL, encoded by the coding sequence ATGAAAATAAGCAACAGAAATAGTATTTTTATTGGCATCAGCCTTGTGTTATTCGTGCTTTTGGCTATTTTCTATGCCAATCCCGTTTTAACCGGCAAAGAGCTTATTCAGCATGATATTGTTCAATATCGCGGCGGTGCACAGGAAATGCTGGAATATCGCGCCAAAGGTGGCAGTGAAACATACTGGAGTGATGCAATGTTTGGAGGTATGCCTACCTACCAGACCGGAGCTCAGTTTAGGGGTGATATCATCAAAAAAGTAGATGATGTGCTGATGTTATTACCAAAACCGGCAAATTATCTGTTTTTACTATTTTCAGGATTTTTCTTTTTGGGTATGGTGGCGCTCCGTAATTGGAAATATGCACTTTTGGGCGCTACATTCTTTGGGATGTCTACTTATTTTTTTATTATTATAGCCGCAGGGCATAATGGTAAGGTTCATACCATTGCTTATCTTGCTCCCTTAGTGGCCTCCATAATTTTGGTGTACATCCGAAGAAATTATTTCTGGGGATTTGTTTCTACAACTGTGTTTATGGCCTTACAGATTATGGCCAATCACCCACAGATGACTTATTATTTGTTTATAGGTCTGGGCTTCTTTTTCCTTTCCGAACTGCTGCGCGCTATACTGAAAACCAAAGATTATAAACATTTCTTTATCTCCACAGCTATTGTTGGTGTTGCTATGGTTTTGGGATTAGGCATGAATAGTCAGAGAATGCTTTCTAATGCGGAATATGTTAAAGAAACAGTTCGTGGAAAGCAAATATTATCTTCTTCCGGTGGCAAGAAAGACACACACGGGATGGATAAAGAAAACATTACCATGTGGAGCTATGGGCAACTGGAAACCTTAAACTTGTTTATTCCAAGATTAATGGGTGGAGCAAGCCAGGAAGAAGGCAGCGATAAGATGACTGAAAAGCTTCAACAGCTGGTACAGGAAAATGCAACTTCTCAACAAGAAGTTAATAATATGATGAAAGGTCTTACCGGAAGTCTTACCTATTGGGGAGATCAGCCGGGTACATCAGGACCTGCATATCAAGGTGCCGTTGTTATATTTCTTGCCATATTAGGCTTCTTCTTTGCATGGCCTAAATACAGATGGTGGATTCTTGGAGCTTCTGCGCTTACCATTATGTTGGCGTGGGGAAGTAATTTTATGCCGTTAACAGATTTCTTTATAGACTATGTACCGGTATATAATAAATTTAGGGCTCCGTCTTCAATTCTGGTGGTCGTAGAATTACTCTTCCCTTTTATAGCTATTATCGGATTATACCGTTTCTTTACAGATGAAAAACTAACAGATGAATATAAGCAAAAGGTTCTCCTTTATACTACAGGGAGTGTTGTGGGAATCACCTTAATATTAATTCTTTTTGGTAAAACTATTCTTGGTTTTCACACCGCTCTGGAAGGACAATATCTTCCTTCTTATCTTCTTGATTATTTAGTTGGTGAAAGATATTCCATGTTCCGTACCGATGCTGTAAAAGCAATAATATATGTACTGATTACAGCAGGTGTTATGTTCATGGTGATGAAGCAAAAGCTTAATCAGAATATCGCATTAATTATTATTGGTCTGGTTAGTTTATTTGACCTTTGGACAGTAAACAAGCGCTACCTGAACAATGACAATTTTGCGGATAAAATGTTCGCAAGAAATCCATTTATTACTGAAGCTTCCGAAAGCTATCTGGCAAAATCAAACGGAAATTCCTATATCGAAGGACTTTTACAGCAGGCCCCTGTTAATCAGGCTCTGGAAAGTATCGCTAAAGCAGATAAAAGTCATTACAGAGTTTTCAATACTCTATTAGGACCTTTCAATGAGACCAATACTTCTTACTTTGTAAACTCAGTAGGTGGCTATAGTGCAGCAAAACTTAGACGTTACGATGATCTTATCAACAAATATTTCAATGGTGGCGGAGATCCGAATGTACTGAATATGCTTAACACCAAATATGTACTGGTGGCAGATAGTACAGGCATTCAGCCAAAAGAAAATCCATTTGCTAACGGGGCTGCATGGTTTGTAAGTGAATTAAAAGTAGCGAGTACTCCAAATGAAGAAATTGATCTTATTTCTAAGGTTGATAACAAGAAAGTAGCTGTTATTGGAAAAGAAGATGAGAAATACTTTAATGGGAAAACTCTTCAGGCAGATCCTGCTGCAAAGATTACTATTAAAACATACCAGCCAAACGAGATCTTATACCAAACCTCATCTGCAACGCCGCAGTTAGCAGTAATGTCTGAGATCTATTATCCACATGGCTGGAAATTCTATATTGACGGAAAGCAAACGGACTATATAAAAGCCGATTATCTTTTACGTGCAGTTCATGTTCCTGCCGGAAAACATGAGATCAGAATGGCTTTCGAACCGGAAGTGATCCAGAAAGGAAAAGCTATTTCACTGGCTTCTGTAGGTTTATTTGTTTTGTTAGCCGGATTGGGCTTTTTTATAAACCGCAAAAGATACAAAAGCCAGGAGGTTGAAAACCTTTAA
- a CDS encoding GxxExxY protein: MITQKYITDLTYKINGACIEVHRILGAGLAEIVYHKALEKEFQIRNINFKSEFYIPVFYKGKKLECDFKCDFLIEDLIVLEIKAVSEISDIHKFQVLNYMNLLKVPKGVLINFNVKNLYHHGQEIFINQYYNEFL; the protein is encoded by the coding sequence ATGATTACTCAGAAATATATAACTGATTTAACTTATAAAATAAATGGCGCTTGTATTGAGGTTCACCGAATATTAGGAGCAGGACTGGCAGAGATTGTTTATCATAAAGCTCTAGAAAAAGAGTTTCAAATAAGGAACATAAACTTCAAATCTGAATTTTATATTCCAGTTTTTTATAAAGGGAAAAAATTAGAATGTGATTTTAAATGTGATTTTTTGATAGAAGATTTAATTGTGCTGGAAATAAAAGCCGTTTCAGAAATCTCGGATATACATAAGTTTCAAGTACTAAACTATATGAATCTTTTGAAAGTTCCAAAAGGAGTACTTATCAATTTTAATGTCAAAAATCTTTATCATCACGGTCAGGAAATTTTTATTAATCAATATTATAATGAGTTTTTATAA